A stretch of the Vagococcus xieshaowenii genome encodes the following:
- a CDS encoding hemolysin family protein — translation MNADPESQSLVILILTLVVLTLLNAFFAAAEIAVVSLNKNRVQQKAENGDKSAIKLAKLLTNTGNFLSTIQVGITLVNILSGASLADSFAQKLAPVFGGQPWALKVANILVLIMLTYVSIVFGELYPKRIALAKSEEVAKIAVGPIQAIGVIARPFVWLLSVSTDILGKLTPMKFDDEDNRMTRDEMRYILESEGVLEEDELGMVQGVFSLDTTVAREVMVPRTDAFMIDMTTPIEENYEKIMAQNYSRIPVYEVDKDKVIGVLHLKNLLKAAFDRGFDQINLMDIIQEPLFVPETIFTDDLLLELRRTQNQMAILLDEYGGVVGLVTLEDLLEEIVGEIDDESDEVENLVIKVSDTEYFVQGRMLIDEFNEMFETNLEMNDVDSIAGYLITALGTIPDEGEKLSYHVENLTLISEEMEGSRVLTVRVIFDSPTIETAEELIED, via the coding sequence ATGAACGCTGACCCTGAAAGTCAGTCTTTAGTGATTTTAATTTTAACACTAGTTGTGCTGACACTGTTAAACGCGTTTTTTGCTGCAGCGGAAATTGCCGTTGTATCATTAAACAAAAATCGAGTACAACAAAAGGCTGAGAATGGTGATAAATCTGCCATCAAATTAGCCAAATTATTAACCAACACAGGTAACTTTTTATCGACTATCCAAGTAGGGATTACTTTGGTAAATATTTTATCAGGGGCATCTTTAGCCGATAGTTTCGCTCAGAAATTAGCGCCGGTTTTTGGAGGCCAACCTTGGGCTTTAAAAGTTGCTAATATTCTGGTGTTGATTATGTTAACGTATGTTTCCATCGTGTTTGGAGAATTATATCCCAAACGAATCGCTTTAGCGAAATCAGAAGAGGTTGCTAAAATTGCGGTAGGACCTATTCAAGCAATTGGTGTCATTGCACGACCATTTGTCTGGTTGTTATCTGTTTCAACCGACATACTTGGAAAATTAACACCAATGAAATTTGATGATGAGGATAACCGTATGACGCGTGATGAGATGCGTTATATTTTGGAGTCTGAAGGTGTGTTAGAAGAAGATGAACTTGGCATGGTTCAAGGTGTTTTCTCATTAGATACGACAGTTGCTCGTGAAGTTATGGTACCACGTACCGACGCATTCATGATTGACATGACCACACCTATTGAGGAAAACTATGAAAAAATAATGGCACAAAACTATTCACGTATCCCAGTCTATGAAGTAGACAAAGATAAAGTGATAGGGGTGTTGCATCTTAAAAACTTATTAAAAGCTGCTTTTGATAGAGGTTTTGATCAAATTAACTTAATGGATATTATCCAAGAACCTTTATTTGTTCCAGAGACTATCTTTACAGATGATTTATTACTGGAGCTGCGACGTACGCAAAATCAAATGGCTATCCTATTAGATGAGTACGGTGGTGTTGTTGGTTTAGTAACGTTAGAAGATTTATTAGAAGAAATCGTTGGCGAGATTGATGACGAGTCTGATGAAGTTGAGAATTTAGTTATTAAAGTGTCAGACACAGAATACTTCGTTCAAGGACGTATGTTGATTGATGAATTTAATGAAATGTTTGAGACTAATTTAGAAATGAACGATGTCGATTCCATTGCTGGTTACTTAATTACCGCGTTAGGTACGATTCCTGATGAGGGAGAAAAATTAAGTTACCATGTTGAAAATCTGACGTTAATTTCTGAAGAGATGGAAGGTTCACGTGTATTAACAGTACGTGTTATCTTTGATAGTCCAACTATTGAAACAGCAGAAGAATTAATAGAAGATTAA
- a CDS encoding AI-2E family transporter: protein MFEKMKNSKLMFWSLELLILAALIFVSTKIDFLFSPIFTFVSTLFAPILIAGFLFYILNPIVGVLEKKVKIKRIWAIIIVLILLVGILALSIGILLPALLNQIKALVENLPQFINSIEDWTNKLLAHPKLQGLDVSQTLEKLNIDFGTMAKKFVDNLYAGVGSIIGKFVGAALLIITVPFILFYMLKDGHRLMPNIKRLMPENYRDEMSDLLGKMNQTISKYISGQTIECLFVGAATAIGYALLGVDYAILFGTIAGITNMIPYLGPYLGLAPAVIATLFSGQEDAVLKAILCCVLVLVVQQIDGNIIYPNIIGKSLDIHPLTIIIILLVAGNIAGLIGMILGVPFYAIVKTIVVHIYHMIKLNQKEKSLLEIKEGESPQR, encoded by the coding sequence ATGTTTGAAAAAATGAAAAATTCTAAATTGATGTTTTGGTCGTTAGAATTACTGATTTTAGCAGCGTTAATTTTTGTCTCGACGAAGATTGACTTTTTATTCTCACCTATTTTTACGTTTGTTAGTACGTTATTTGCCCCTATATTAATTGCTGGATTTTTATTTTACATCCTTAATCCAATTGTCGGTGTGTTAGAAAAAAAAGTGAAAATTAAACGTATTTGGGCAATTATCATCGTGTTAATTTTATTAGTGGGTATTTTAGCTTTAAGCATAGGTATTTTATTACCAGCCTTATTAAACCAAATCAAAGCTCTGGTTGAAAATTTACCACAATTTATTAATTCAATTGAAGATTGGACCAATAAACTGTTAGCTCATCCTAAGTTACAAGGGTTAGATGTATCACAAACACTTGAAAAACTTAACATTGATTTTGGAACGATGGCTAAAAAGTTTGTCGATAATTTATATGCGGGTGTTGGCTCGATTATTGGTAAGTTTGTGGGGGCAGCGTTATTAATCATTACGGTTCCATTTATCTTATTTTATATGTTAAAAGATGGTCATCGCTTAATGCCTAATATTAAACGTCTGATGCCAGAAAATTATCGTGATGAAATGAGTGATTTATTAGGTAAAATGAATCAAACAATTTCAAAATATATTTCAGGTCAAACGATTGAATGCTTATTTGTGGGAGCAGCAACTGCCATAGGCTATGCGCTTCTAGGTGTCGATTATGCCATTTTATTTGGAACGATTGCAGGGATTACGAATATGATTCCTTACTTAGGCCCATATTTAGGGTTAGCTCCAGCTGTGATTGCCACGTTATTTAGTGGGCAGGAAGATGCCGTACTTAAAGCAATCTTATGTTGTGTCTTAGTCTTAGTAGTGCAACAAATTGATGGGAATATTATTTATCCTAATATTATTGGTAAGAGCTTAGACATCCATCCTTTAACCATTATTATTATCTTGTTAGTGGCGGGGAATATCGCTGGTTTAATTGGTATGATTCTAGGTGTGCCGTTCTATGCTATCGTTAAAACAATCGTCGTGCATATTTATCATATGATAAAACTTAATCAAAAAGAAAAAAGTTTGCTGGAGATAAAAGAAGGCGAATCGCCTCAGCGCTAG
- a CDS encoding GNAT family N-acetyltransferase, whose protein sequence is MNFGITTNLESIIYQEALRIRREVFVIEQQIPESIEIDSLEKECLHIVQYNGDIPVATARLYPVDDTTWKIQRVAVKKEFRRQQMGRQLLEEIARLAEEKRIQTLTLNAQVESIGFYKALGYQTVGEPFTEASILHNQMKRFIIK, encoded by the coding sequence ATGAATTTTGGGATAACAACTAATCTTGAGTCGATTATTTACCAAGAGGCACTTCGCATTAGACGTGAAGTTTTCGTGATTGAACAGCAAATACCAGAATCCATTGAGATAGACTCGTTGGAAAAAGAATGCCTCCATATTGTGCAGTATAACGGAGATATTCCAGTAGCTACCGCCAGATTATATCCTGTTGATGACACTACATGGAAAATTCAACGCGTTGCTGTCAAAAAAGAATTTCGTCGACAACAAATGGGGCGTCAATTACTGGAAGAAATTGCTCGTTTAGCTGAGGAAAAAAGAATTCAGACCTTAACATTAAATGCTCAAGTAGAGTCAATTGGTTTTTATAAAGCATTGGGTTATCAAACGGTTGGAGAGCCCTTTACAGAAGCCTCCATTCTACACAATCAAATGAAGCGGTTTATTATTAAATAA
- the asnB gene encoding asparagine synthase (glutamine-hydrolyzing), with protein sequence MCGIVGFISQQATYDQQAVLTEMKNKIIHRGPNSEGEYIDEQAALGFRRLSIIDLEGGTQPIYNETQTKVITFNGEIYNYQVLREQLIEAGHVFTTSADTEVILHGYEEWGTKIVKKLRGMFAFVIWDKETGELFGARDHFGIKPFYYYHEDNTFIYGSEIKSFLPHPSFKKELNKRALRSYLTFQYPALNDETFFKNVYRLPEGHFFLLYNNELTIKKYWDADFTKKEKKSRQEWIETIDEAVNESIQTHTVSDVEVASFLSSGVDSSYVASVLRPSMTYSIGFDDKTYNEATEARRLTDALGLNNTAAVIDGDMAFKYFPAIQYHLDEPDSNPSCVPLYFLSHLASKKHRVVLSGEGADELFAGYQAYGFLTKSKAIRVATQVLKKLPRNARYSLSNALEKAGNFPGKAHVVTSLGDSSKHFIGQAKIFDESEVSEYLQEEYLDGPSVSDIMAVHFNSAKPIKSEINKMQYVDLHQFMAKDILLKADKMSMAHSLELRVPLLDRKLLEVAEVIPDKYLINQHNSKEVFREAANKHIPTDWGNREKLGFPVPIKQWLREENIYHELKELFTSDVAAEFFNTASIVKLLDDHYTNKADVQRKIWTIYTFLVWYNVYFVNKEMPYTDTSTLDINEY encoded by the coding sequence ATGTGCGGTATTGTGGGGTTTATTAGCCAACAAGCAACTTATGATCAACAAGCAGTTTTAACTGAAATGAAAAATAAAATTATCCATCGTGGACCTAATAGCGAAGGAGAATATATTGATGAACAAGCTGCCTTAGGTTTCAGACGATTAAGTATTATTGACTTAGAAGGTGGTACACAACCTATCTACAACGAAACACAAACAAAAGTCATCACATTCAACGGAGAAATTTATAACTACCAAGTATTACGTGAACAGTTAATTGAAGCTGGACACGTCTTTACAACATCAGCAGATACGGAAGTTATTCTACATGGTTATGAAGAATGGGGAACAAAAATAGTTAAAAAATTACGTGGTATGTTTGCCTTTGTTATTTGGGACAAAGAAACCGGCGAATTATTTGGTGCAAGAGATCATTTTGGAATTAAACCTTTCTACTATTACCACGAAGATAACACATTTATCTATGGATCAGAAATTAAAAGTTTCTTACCACATCCTTCATTTAAAAAAGAATTAAACAAACGTGCCTTACGTTCTTATTTAACATTCCAATATCCTGCATTAAATGACGAAACTTTCTTCAAAAATGTTTATCGTCTACCAGAAGGTCACTTTTTCTTATTATACAATAATGAATTGACGATTAAAAAATACTGGGATGCTGATTTTACAAAGAAAGAGAAAAAATCTCGTCAAGAATGGATTGAAACTATCGATGAAGCAGTGAACGAATCGATTCAAACACATACCGTTAGTGATGTTGAAGTAGCATCATTCTTGTCTAGTGGGGTTGACTCAAGTTATGTTGCTTCAGTTTTACGACCAAGTATGACCTATTCAATCGGTTTTGATGATAAAACTTATAACGAAGCAACCGAAGCACGTCGCTTAACAGATGCGTTAGGTTTAAACAATACTGCGGCGGTGATTGATGGTGATATGGCGTTTAAATATTTCCCAGCCATTCAATATCATTTAGATGAACCTGATTCAAATCCTTCATGTGTGCCGCTTTATTTCTTATCACACTTAGCTTCTAAGAAACATCGTGTGGTTTTATCTGGTGAAGGTGCGGATGAATTATTTGCAGGCTACCAAGCGTATGGTTTCTTAACAAAATCAAAAGCCATCCGTGTTGCAACACAAGTGCTAAAAAAATTACCAAGAAACGCTCGCTACTCATTATCTAACGCTTTAGAAAAAGCGGGTAACTTCCCTGGTAAAGCTCATGTGGTAACCTCTCTTGGAGATTCAAGCAAACATTTTATTGGCCAAGCAAAGATTTTTGATGAAAGTGAAGTCAGCGAGTATCTGCAAGAGGAATACTTAGACGGTCCTTCAGTTAGTGATATCATGGCCGTTCATTTCAATTCAGCTAAACCAATTAAAAGTGAAATTAACAAAATGCAATATGTTGACTTACATCAATTCATGGCAAAAGATATTCTGCTAAAAGCTGACAAAATGTCCATGGCACATTCATTAGAATTACGTGTACCATTATTAGATAGAAAATTATTAGAAGTAGCCGAAGTTATTCCAGATAAATATCTAATTAATCAACACAATAGTAAAGAAGTCTTCCGCGAAGCAGCGAACAAGCATATCCCAACTGATTGGGGTAATCGTGAAAAATTAGGCTTCCCAGTTCCTATTAAACAATGGTTACGCGAAGAAAATATTTACCACGAATTAAAAGAATTATTTACTTCAGATGTCGCGGCTGAGTTTTTCAACACAGCATCTATCGTAAAATTATTAGATGATCACTACACAAATAAAGCGGATGTCCAACGTAAAATTTGGACAATCTACACATTCTTAGTTTGGTATAATGTTTATTTCGTTAACAAAGAAATGCCTTATACCGATACATCAACGCTAGACATTAATGAATATTAA
- a CDS encoding cation-translocating P-type ATPase: MKKVFYQQAIEDVLEETGSQLNGLPQEVVEQKQASFGFNELAGKEKKSSLALFIDTFKDAMVIVLLVVTMIQVVMGAHIEALVIFSVLMLNSIVSVVQAKKAEGSLDALKNLSAPEAKVLRDGQEVTIPAKEIVVGDIVLLEAGDYVPADGRLIEAASLKVDEGMLTGESVPAEKSVVDITRQVPIGDRINSVFSGTIVTYGRAKFVVTGIANETEIGEVANMLESTDEHKTPLQRGLDKFSHKLSLAILGLSLVILAVQIARIFLGNGSGDLVQDIVNAFMFAVAVAVAAIPEALQSIVTIVLSIGTKKMAKKNAIIRQLPAVETLGSASVICTDKTGTLTQNKMTVVDYYLANGQKDELENRPEKWSTDEAKLMQISLLVNDAKVTVEGQKLGDPTEIALIDNGLVKNANVQEIQVAHPRIGELPFDSDRKLMSTLHEINGQHQLMVKGAPDVMFNRSSHVLVNGEVVPMTKERLAMIKKQNESFAKRALRVLAFAYKDLDSQEGITLDDESDLIFVGLLAMIDPPREEVYDAIREAKQAGIKTVMITGDHKTTAVAIAKDIGIFNEGDMALTGTELDLLTNEELANYLEKISVYARVSPENKIRIVRAWQEKGHVSAMTGDGVNDAPALKQADIGIAMGTGTDVAKDAAAMVLTDDNFASIISAVSVGRNVFDNIKKAIAYLFAGNLGAILAIIFALIVGWDSPFTALQLLFINLVNDSLPAIALGMEKAEPTIMKRAPRNPNEGIFSGDTFVSVAYRGGLIALVVIVAQFIGMQTSTQLGVAMAFSTLIWARTLQTFAARSNTETSIQAGFFKNKVVVWAVVICSLLYFVTLLPIMRPIFAIPASFGVVEVGMSLGLALLAVLLMETTKFVLNRKESKQADTYAVVEK, from the coding sequence ATGAAGAAAGTATTTTATCAACAAGCTATAGAGGATGTTTTGGAGGAGACGGGAAGTCAGCTTAATGGCTTACCTCAAGAAGTAGTCGAGCAAAAACAAGCATCATTTGGTTTTAATGAATTAGCGGGGAAAGAGAAGAAAAGTAGTCTAGCTCTATTTATCGATACATTTAAAGATGCCATGGTTATTGTATTATTAGTCGTAACCATGATACAGGTTGTCATGGGGGCGCATATTGAAGCGTTAGTTATTTTTTCAGTTTTAATGTTGAACTCTATTGTGAGTGTGGTTCAAGCTAAAAAAGCAGAAGGTTCGTTAGATGCGTTGAAAAATTTATCGGCACCTGAAGCAAAAGTTCTTCGTGATGGACAAGAAGTGACTATTCCGGCTAAAGAAATTGTAGTAGGTGATATTGTTCTGTTAGAAGCCGGCGATTATGTACCCGCTGATGGCCGTTTAATTGAAGCAGCCTCATTAAAAGTAGACGAAGGCATGTTAACAGGTGAATCAGTTCCTGCCGAAAAATCAGTCGTAGACATCACGAGACAAGTGCCAATTGGTGACAGAATAAACAGTGTATTCAGTGGGACGATCGTCACTTACGGTCGTGCAAAATTCGTCGTGACAGGCATTGCTAATGAAACAGAAATTGGTGAAGTGGCTAATATGTTGGAATCAACTGATGAGCATAAAACACCTCTTCAACGTGGATTAGATAAATTTAGTCACAAGTTAAGTTTGGCTATTTTAGGTTTATCTTTAGTTATTTTAGCAGTACAGATTGCTAGAATTTTCTTAGGAAATGGTTCTGGAGACTTAGTTCAAGATATTGTGAATGCGTTTATGTTCGCAGTAGCAGTAGCCGTAGCAGCAATTCCTGAAGCATTACAATCTATTGTGACCATTGTTTTATCTATTGGTACAAAGAAAATGGCAAAGAAAAATGCCATTATTCGCCAATTACCAGCTGTCGAAACATTAGGTTCAGCTAGCGTTATTTGTACTGATAAAACGGGAACTTTAACACAAAATAAAATGACCGTTGTTGATTATTACTTAGCAAACGGTCAAAAAGACGAATTAGAAAATCGTCCTGAAAAATGGTCAACAGATGAAGCCAAATTAATGCAAATAAGCTTACTGGTTAATGATGCTAAAGTAACGGTAGAAGGTCAAAAATTAGGAGATCCAACAGAGATTGCGTTAATTGATAATGGGTTAGTAAAAAATGCTAACGTTCAAGAAATACAAGTGGCTCATCCAAGAATCGGGGAGTTACCGTTTGATTCTGACCGTAAGTTAATGTCAACGTTACATGAAATCAATGGTCAACACCAGTTGATGGTAAAAGGTGCTCCTGATGTCATGTTTAATCGTTCATCTCATGTATTAGTAAACGGTGAGGTTGTACCGATGACGAAAGAACGTTTAGCGATGATTAAGAAACAAAATGAATCATTTGCTAAACGTGCTCTACGTGTCTTAGCGTTCGCTTACAAGGATCTAGATAGTCAAGAGGGAATTACATTAGATGATGAATCTGATTTAATCTTCGTAGGGTTATTGGCTATGATTGATCCACCAAGAGAAGAAGTATACGATGCTATTAGAGAAGCAAAACAAGCAGGTATCAAAACAGTCATGATTACAGGTGATCATAAGACAACAGCTGTGGCTATCGCAAAAGATATTGGCATTTTTAATGAAGGGGATATGGCGTTAACCGGGACGGAATTAGATTTATTAACTAATGAAGAATTAGCTAATTATTTAGAAAAAATTAGCGTCTATGCGCGTGTATCACCTGAAAATAAAATTAGAATTGTCCGTGCTTGGCAAGAGAAAGGTCACGTTTCAGCGATGACTGGAGATGGCGTGAATGATGCGCCTGCTTTAAAACAAGCAGATATTGGCATTGCTATGGGAACCGGAACAGATGTGGCAAAAGATGCTGCCGCAATGGTTTTAACAGATGACAACTTCGCTTCTATTATTAGTGCAGTTTCAGTAGGACGTAATGTGTTTGATAACATTAAGAAAGCTATTGCTTACTTATTTGCTGGTAACTTAGGGGCAATCTTAGCTATTATTTTTGCTTTAATTGTTGGTTGGGATAGTCCGTTTACGGCATTACAACTATTGTTTATTAACTTAGTGAATGACTCATTACCAGCGATTGCGCTAGGAATGGAAAAAGCTGAACCAACTATTATGAAGCGTGCCCCTCGTAATCCTAATGAAGGGATTTTCTCAGGTGACACATTTGTATCGGTTGCTTACCGTGGGGGATTAATTGCTTTAGTGGTTATCGTTGCGCAATTTATCGGCATGCAAACATCGACTCAACTAGGGGTTGCAATGGCCTTTTCAACATTGATTTGGGCACGTACCTTACAAACGTTTGCCGCACGTAGTAATACAGAAACAAGTATTCAAGCCGGATTCTTTAAAAATAAAGTTGTTGTATGGGCTGTCGTGATTTGTAGTTTACTTTATTTCGTAACGTTATTACCTATTATGCGACCAATTTTTGCTATTCCAGCAAGCTTTGGGGTCGTAGAAGTTGGTATGAGTTTAGGATTAGCGCTATTAGCAGTGTTATTGATGGAGACAACAAAATTTGTCTTGAACAGAAAAGAAAGTAAACAAGCTGATACATATGCAGTTGTAGAGAAATAA
- a CDS encoding ABC transporter ATP-binding protein → MHGGGRPAEKIDASFSDTWGKLIDYCKQYMPAIAVALIAAVGGAILTLIGPNKLSELTDIITKGMMSDIDLGSVKNIAMTLLMIYVASVVLSYLQGFIMTTITQRVSKKMRGDIAGKINRLPLKYLDQTSYGDTLSRVTNDVDTISQTLNQGIGSLVAAIAQFLGAIVMMYYTDWRMATVGILASLVGFVFMITIISKSQGYFAKQQNLLGELNGQIEENYNGHTNIKAYNAQPEFIKAFTGVNDKLRNSAQMAQFLSGLMMPLMGFIGNIGYVAVCVMGAKLVIDGKITIGVIVAFMLYIRLFTQPLSNIAQSMTSLQSTGAASYRVFNLLEETEMRDEDHLIQQLDNVKGDVTFDHVSFGYDEDKMIIKDFSANVHAGQKIAIVGPTGAGKSTLVNLLMKFYEVNEGEITIDGHPVSTLSRKAIHDAFCMVLQDTWMFEGTIRENLIYSEEGVTEEHMQEVCKAVGVEHFIKTLSKGYDTVLDDNTSLSAGQKQLVTIARAMLKDSPMLILDEATSSVDTRTEILIQQAMDKLMEGRTSFVIAHRLSTIKDADLILVMKDGQIIEQGNHDELIEQKGFYEELYNSQFTETEMD, encoded by the coding sequence ATGCATGGTGGCGGCAGACCCGCTGAAAAAATAGACGCTAGTTTCTCCGATACGTGGGGAAAACTAATTGATTACTGTAAACAATACATGCCAGCTATTGCAGTGGCATTAATTGCAGCAGTAGGTGGTGCGATTTTAACCTTAATCGGGCCCAATAAATTAAGTGAATTAACGGACATTATTACTAAAGGTATGATGTCAGATATAGACTTAGGTAGTGTAAAAAATATTGCGATGACCTTGTTAATGATTTATGTGGCAAGTGTCGTATTATCATATTTACAAGGGTTTATCATGACAACGATCACGCAACGTGTTTCTAAGAAGATGCGTGGTGATATCGCAGGTAAAATTAATCGTTTACCCTTGAAGTATTTAGATCAAACAAGTTACGGTGACACACTATCTCGTGTAACCAATGACGTTGATACTATTTCTCAAACATTAAACCAAGGGATCGGCTCGTTAGTTGCGGCAATTGCACAGTTTTTAGGTGCTATTGTGATGATGTATTATACTGATTGGAGAATGGCAACGGTTGGTATCTTAGCGTCATTAGTTGGATTTGTTTTCATGATCACGATTATTTCTAAATCACAAGGGTATTTTGCTAAACAACAAAATTTATTAGGTGAATTAAATGGTCAAATTGAAGAGAATTACAACGGACATACTAATATCAAAGCTTATAACGCTCAACCAGAATTTATTAAAGCTTTTACTGGAGTGAATGACAAATTACGTAACTCAGCTCAAATGGCTCAATTTTTATCAGGGTTAATGATGCCTTTAATGGGATTCATTGGTAATATTGGCTACGTTGCTGTCTGTGTAATGGGAGCTAAATTAGTGATTGATGGTAAAATTACTATTGGGGTAATCGTAGCGTTCATGTTATATATTCGCTTGTTTACACAACCATTATCAAATATTGCCCAATCAATGACGAGTTTACAGTCAACAGGAGCGGCAAGTTATCGTGTGTTTAATTTACTAGAAGAAACAGAGATGAGAGATGAAGATCACTTAATTCAACAATTGGATAATGTTAAAGGTGATGTAACCTTTGATCATGTTTCATTTGGATATGATGAAGACAAGATGATTATTAAAGACTTCTCAGCCAACGTTCATGCAGGTCAAAAAATCGCGATTGTAGGACCAACAGGTGCTGGTAAATCAACGTTAGTTAACTTGTTAATGAAGTTCTATGAAGTGAATGAAGGTGAAATTACTATCGATGGTCACCCAGTGTCAACGTTATCTCGTAAAGCCATTCATGATGCATTTTGTATGGTGTTACAAGATACATGGATGTTTGAAGGGACTATTCGTGAGAATTTGATTTACTCAGAAGAAGGCGTAACAGAAGAACATATGCAAGAAGTGTGTAAAGCTGTTGGGGTGGAACACTTTATTAAAACATTATCAAAAGGCTATGATACGGTACTGGATGACAATACGTCATTATCAGCTGGTCAAAAACAATTAGTCACAATTGCACGTGCGATGTTGAAAGATTCACCAATGCTAATCTTGGATGAAGCAACTAGTTCAGTTGATACACGTACTGAAATTTTAATTCAACAAGCAATGGATAAATTGATGGAGGGCCGTACGTCCTTTGTAATCGCTCATAGATTATCAACAATTAAAGATGCTGACTTGATTTTAGTGATGAAAGATGGTCAAATTATCGAACAAGGTAATCATGATGAATTGATTGAACAAAAAGGATTCTATGAAGAATTATACAACAGTCAATTTACTGAAACAGAAATGGACTAG